The Spirochaetota bacterium genomic interval GGCGGAAGGCCGCTGTCGATTACTGCCGCGTAAAGCCTTTCCACGTCATAGGCGACCCTTACGATCTCGCCTGAAAGCCCCCCGCCGTCGCTGACGATCACATAGGATACATCGGGGGATCCCTCCACGGGCTTTCCGGCGCTGCCGCAGCCCGCGACATGGATCGATCCCCTGTCCACGAAAAAGGGAACGTGCGTATGCCCGGTGATGAAAAGGTCGGGTACGCGATCCATGAGCAAACCGGCAAGCTCCCGGGCGGTCGTGGCTTCAGGAATGTAATCCTTGTAGCTCCTCATGCTGCCGTGCGCCATCAGGACGGCTACGCCGTCGATTGTTTCTTCGTATGAGAAAGGAAGGGAGGAAACAAATTCACGGTTTTCTTCAGTCAGGTGTTTGTATGTCCATTTGAACGACTGGTAACTCTCGGTACGTTTTTTTCTTTTGTACGCGGCCTTTTTCCGCGGAAACTTGAGCACCTTCGCATCGTAGTTGCCCATCACCGTAGGGATGCCCCTCTCGCGCACGAGGGCGACGGTCTCGTTGGGGAAGGGGCCGAATCCCAGCAGGTCCCCGGCGCAGAGAATTTTCCGAATACCCCGGCCATCAATATCCCGGAGAACCGCATCGAGGGCCACGGCATTCCCATGTATGTCCGATATGCAGGCGATGATCATGGCAGCCCGCTGACCCCGGTCAGAATCGTTTTCCCGAACACTTCCTCGAAGAGGCCCGACTTCTTCGCCATGCCGCCGATTTCGACGTCGACGGGGGTTGATGCGATAAGGTCGAGGTGTACAGAAGATTTATTTATCGATGCCGTGAGGTCCCTTATGACGGACCGGTGGCTCCTGTCGAGTCCGTCGGCGATCTGCAGCATCGCGCTCAGTTTCCCGATCACCGTCCGATCGGCGCGGGGCAGGGCGGCGAAGTCCGCGTGGGATTTTTTGGGTCCGCCCTTGCGATGATAGCGCGCGGTGAACGCGACGATCCTGAGCTCCCTGCGGTTGAATCCGTCGATACCCCGGTCCACGATGAGCAGCGCGGAGTGTTTGTGATGCCCGGCCGACCCCCTGGAATACCCGATATCGTGAAGGAGCGAAGCGGCCTCCAGGCAGTCCCGGTATTCCTCACCCAATCCATGAAGTTTTTTAAGTCCGTCGAAGAGCCGCAGGGCGATAAAGCGCACCTGTTCGGCATGAAGCGGGTCCCGATCCAGGAGCTTC includes:
- a CDS encoding HD domain-containing protein, yielding MSSRRSLRINLSKVRPMSAMDRHRVENARRLMKLLDRDPLHAEQVRFIALRLFDGLKKLHGLGEEYRDCLEAASLLHDIGYSRGSAGHHKHSALLIVDRGIDGFNRRELRIVAFTARYHRKGGPKKSHADFAALPRADRTVIGKLSAMLQIADGLDRSHRSVIRDLTASINKSSVHLDLIASTPVDVEIGGMAKKSGLFEEVFGKTILTGVSGLP
- a CDS encoding YfcE family phosphodiesterase; the protein is MIIACISDIHGNAVALDAVLRDIDGRGIRKILCAGDLLGFGPFPNETVALVRERGIPTVMGNYDAKVLKFPRKKAAYKRKKRTESYQSFKWTYKHLTEENREFVSSLPFSYEETIDGVAVLMAHGSMRSYKDYIPEATTARELAGLLMDRVPDLFITGHTHVPFFVDRGSIHVAGCGSAGKPVEGSPDVSYVIVSDGGGLSGEIVRVAYDVERLYAAVIDSGLPPVFAEQFLHGIGH